DNA from Rosa rugosa chromosome 6, drRosRugo1.1, whole genome shotgun sequence:
AAAGCAATCTATCCACAAGTCCAGTGGGAGTCCGGTGCAACACAAGACCTTTCAAGGAGCATGATATGGAAACTTACTAGTTTTCACCTCAAGGATTATGTTATAACTATAAGTACAGAATTGCTTTCAGACAGATAAAAGCAATAAATTCTGCTGTAAACAAAGGACGAAAGAAACTGAATTGTAAAGCAATTCGTATGATCCTACATTCATTAGTCTTACACTACGTCAACAACAGACACTACGTCAACAGGGGACCCGAAGGTATCTAACATAATAGTATCTGTATCATCAGTCACTAACACATTAAAGACAATGCAAGTTATTAATGCCAAAGCATAATGCTAACTGAAGGGAAAATGTACATATGAAGGCCTATAACAAGCAGATAGCACCATATACAAATTTTAAGAAATGGTAAAACCACACTACTTGCAGTGCATATGTAATTACATTTTGTATTCATCTATAATTTCTTTTAAAGGCAAAGTAGGTTTTTTAAGAATATGCAGGTTTCAAGCATTTTCTCATGTGGAGCTCCTGTTTTAGCAGAACAGCCTTTACTGTAATTGTGTAGGAGTCTCCTTTTCTAACCTCCTCTGAGCGATGTGATCTTGTTGTATGAGTcgccctttttatttttttctgaatAAAACTGACTCATCAAATAAGTTTCCAGAGAGAAGACTCAGTTCTTGATCAATGTAAAAAAGCAACAGGATGAACAGAGACAAATTCATAAGCCCAAAACAATTAAGTAAGGCTATTGGAATCCATGACAAAACTTGATAGAAAAcagaaggaatttttttttacaagatTGACACAGGAAAGCATACTTTGATGATAAACCAAGCTCATGATCACCCGACTGGAAAACACGTATAAGTGAGTCTTTAAACACTGAATGCCCAAAACTCTCTGCAAGCACAACCAATCCTCCAGTTCTTTCAACTGCAATTTTAAGTTCAGCAATCCCCACCTGAAAGATagggaaaacaaaaaaacagcATGGAAAACAAACATAAGATAACTTTAACCAACATAAGAAAAATCATCAGTAGAATCCAAGCCACAAGATCAAGAAGCTACATAATATATTTACTTGCAGAATCACTACACTCCAATTCACAGCATCCTCCCCCACTATCCCaatcaacacaatacaatcccccccccaggaaaaaaaaaattaggtggAACTAGTTTCCCTACTAAAATTACATATAATCAGTTACCAATTCTCATATTTCAAACAGTTCACGAAAGTGGGGTAGTTTGAGATTGACAACGTGGATACAAAATAAATGGGTTGTGCAGAATCCGAGTTGGTGTGAGTAAGGGTCGAGTCAATGTCCTAGGAAAGATAATACACTGGGACCCATTTATGATCAGTACATGTTGTTAACCAGATAGAAGGTGTCAAAAATTGAGTCTATGGGTAGTTTTTAGTGTAACTATTCTTTTACTATGTAGTTAATAGATCTAGGTTTCTCTCTCCCCATTCTCAACCCTTATCATGTGATTTAGAAAGCTTAAGTAAAAACACCGCATAATGCACAGGTATGAACTATTGCACAGATATACGAAAAATATGTGCGAAATTAGAGGCCTAATGATAGTCTGTCAAAAAACGATGTATTATGAACAAAAAGGGAGGCTCAAAGTATGGACCATCAGACAGCAACCCCCAAACGTGAAAAACATTCCACTTCCTTCCCctataacttaaaaaaaaaaaaaaaaaaaaaaaaattcctcttAGAGTCTTAGGTGATACCATCCATATTAATGCATACAGACATCTGGATACAATTCAACAAAAAATTTTGACTTTCCAATCCAAAAGCTTAATTCTTCTAAATAGGCAAGAAGACCACAATTACGACTCCCAAAAAAGTGAGCAAGACATTTATGACAGTTAATATTATATAGAAGAAACAGtagacaggaaaaaaaaaagttttaaacaCCATGGTCAAGCACAAAAGTAAGAAGAGTCAAGTACATGTCCTTGATGTAAAGAAGGGGACAGTTGACATTTTGTTACGTAAGAAACAGAATTTTATTGATTAGAAGGATAATTTTCAAAGAAGTGGACAAGAAATCCACTCAGAAGTACTCCAAGATACAGCAGAAAAAATACCAACAAAGAAGTAAGAATAACCAAGCACAAGAACAACATAATTAACAGATTGCATTCCAATATAAAAGAATAGCAATACAAGGAGCTATGCCATAAACTGAATATGTTGAAGTTATAAACAGATGCCCAGAAGCATACACTATCCCAAAAGACGTAAAACACTATCCCAAAATGCACCTTTCACACAACAAAGTCACTTAATTGGCTGGAATGTCCCAGCTCAAATTACATTGACTAAACACCCTTTTCCAAAAAAGCTAAAGCACTGGGACAGTGCAAAAACAGATAACTCACACTCAGATTCTTTTTTGCACTGTATATACCATTGAGGGGAGAGACAAGCATAATTCACAAGTATTTACATTCACATGTGCAATAATCTAAACTAAACACCTGAACATTAGGAGGGGACTTAAGTCTTGCAAATTCTATATTAGGGAACTAACCATCAACTGTTTAGAGTAAGATTCGGAAGAAAATTCGCCCAAACCCTCCAACATCCACCTTCTCTACCTTGTCTATATGAGACCAGCACAATGTCCTTAATCTGAGAAGAGGACAAAAGCTCCCTAACTTCCAGATCATTCAGATAACCCAAAATACTCAAATGAAGAATAGACTGCTAGTACACATCCGCAATGATAAATATTTATGAGACAACTATAATTTATATATACAAGAATATAAACCAAACAGCTATGTCCCCCACCCATCTTTCTACCCAGAACCtttattttctcaattttccaCCACAAATGGCAAAAGGCAGAAAATGAATTAATTCGTTGTAGGATAGCTCCATAGGCTTCGTTTAAACCCGGGATCAGAATGTTATCCATTGGCTTTAGCCCATATCTACTTCTAATGACAGCATACCAAAGggactccttttttttttatttcctgaTAATCACTTCCTAAGAAGTCATTTCTCTTCTTCAAATTCCCCACTCCCTAACCAACTTCTCCTTTGTATGAGAAACCACCTCCCAATTTACTAAGTGAtcctttcttccttcttctacGCCTCCCAACAAAAAACTTGTGACTAATCTGTCTGACCTATTAGCTCCTCCACTTGGGAgtcggagaagagagagagtagGTATGCAAACTACTCAGAAAGACTATACTTGACATTGCTTTTATCAAGATTGAAAGGGATCTCTTTACTATAGTATATAATACAAAAATGTATGCATATATACTCATATCGAAGGGAAGGGAACAGTACTTATGACAATCCAGAGTTCCTAAGCTATAAAAACCCCAGTATCGCACATCCATTACCACTATCTAATAATCAGCATATCTCATAGTTTATAAACAATAAAAACAGTACAGACAAAGAAAAAGTTGTACATTACCTGGTCAAGTGCGCAAGCAAAAAGATCAAGTACATGTCCTTGATGTACAAGCTGCTTTGAAAGTCCCTCGTAGAACTTCACGGCTTTATGAAAATAAAGGGCTGAATCTTTATCCAGGTCCTTATGAGAACGAATTGGTTCAGATAGGCTTTTTGACACAATCTACAAAAGACACACAATGACCGACTCAGTACCACTTCAATAACTGATAAAAGAGTAAACATTCAGGACAAAAGTTCAATAAAAACGGTTCTAATCTAATCATTAAAGAATGATATCATAAGAGAACCACCAACTGCAGAGAGTGGAGGGAGGGAAGGATGAATTGGGAAGAGTAGTTTGATAAGGTGAACTCACAGAGGGGCCTGAAAGCCAAAAAGAGCATGGAGCACTACATTTATTTTCCAATGTATTTGAGGCCTAAAGTTGTACCAAACACTTATTACCATAAATTCATTCATCAACTGTCTATTTTCCACCATTTCTAAGCAATTCATAACATCCCTTTTAATTTCCTTAATTACTTTCTAACCAAGACCAGTATAAGGAGTGCAATAACAAAACTATAAGGAAATCCTCACTCGACAAAAGAACTAATGCTTCTATATATAAATTCTCTTCCAATAACTCTAGTAATTTCATCTAGCAGGAAACACAGTAAACCATACATAACAACTAAAAGTCTCTACCTAATCTTATATGTACTATATTCGGGTTAAAGCAAGTATTGATTACTAACAGTGATATTGTTAGAAAAAAGCATTAGTATCAATCTATGTCTAAGTTTctataacaagaaaaaaagataacAAGCAGTTAGGAATTCTTACAGCACCCTGGCCTTCGGTTGATGGTCCACCCATGAATGCCATAATTCTGGCTCCTGAACCAGGCACACAAGCTCCCAACAAGCTCGCAGCAACATTAAGCGCGGTGCTGGTGCACCTGGTGGCTCGCTGATCCGCCGGAACCTGCCAAGGATCTCTCTGCAACTCCTCCAACACTGAATTGAGCGCAAATTCGCACTCAGATGCCGGCAATAGAAACCTGGCAATGCTCTCGGAGGACAACCCGTCCCTGGGGCCGGCAATGACTCCGGTGGCCGGCTTCGGCTTTTTGAGAAAGAAACTCATCTGCTCAAGCAGCTGATCCTTGCTGACTTCCTTGGATCCTTTGAAGACATAGGTCTTTGGAATGGTGGAGAATCCCAATTCGTGGACGTGGACGAAGCTCCCGAAGGTGATGAGCCCTACGAGGGAGTGATCGGGCAACAAGCCCAGCGCCTGGGACAGAGCCGACTTGAGAAACGAGAGCTCCTCCTCGATCATGCAGGTGTCGACGACGAAGATGAAGACGGGCGGAGTGGACGGCTTCTCGAGCGACGAGTCGTATTCGATGGTGGTGTATTGGGGGAAGAGCTCGGCGGGGAGGTTCTCGTCGGAAATGGAGGCGTAGTGGGGAGGGAAGTGGTTGCGGTTGAAGCAGAAGGGGCAGATCCAGATCTTGGCGGCGTAATCGACGGTGGAGAAGGGGTTGAGGACGGAGCGGCAGACGCGGCAGCGGAGAGGGGAGTAAGGGAGGACTGGCATGTTGGGGAAGGGCTTGATCGGAGTGTAGACGGCGGAGACGGGGACGACGCTGTTGGTGGACTCCTGCTTCGTGCCGGGGATTACGTTCCACGGCATACGAACGCCGTCCTGCGATTCTAGGTCGACGAATTCACTCATCTTTtgctgagagagtgagagagagagaaagagagggctCAGGGGAGGAGAAGAGGAGAGTGGTGTGCCTTTTTGATTCTCCAACTCGGGTTGGTTAGAGGAAGCTTTGTTCGAGTACACTTTGCAAAACCGTTGGCCAAGGGTAAAACGGTCAATGTCTAGCAGGACTGTTTCATACAAAACCAAAGACCGAAACAAAACCTTAATGTGATCGATCATTCTGTCCACCGATAGTAAAAGTTCACTAGCCGCTGAACCACCATCAAAACGGGTCATCTGTCCATGCGTCACCTCCGACCATGGAACATGGTCCCGTCTAGCCGCTGCCCGAGCTCCACCGCCCTTCATAATTGTCTGTGGCGGCGTATCAAAGAGGATAAACAAAACGGGTTGCAACCGAGATCTTCCTCCTCTGGCCACTTCGAGCTTCGCCACGACTTGGGTTatgttcctttcttcttctttgcagcTCTAACGTCACCAACcatgcaagtggcctagtgatTCTTGTCTAGTTAaatgtgctccccaacctaggttcgaaccccgaagctgtcaaagcgGCCAGACACTTTGCTGCAATACAcagaaggggtttatcttgggcctaggaagcctttgggttcatTTTGGCCAAAAGCATATTTAGACTACGTCCAATTATTTTGGCCAAAAGCATATTTAGACTACGTCCAATTATGAAAGTTATACACAAGGTAAAGACGAAGCCAAGGTCACTGGAATCACCCATTTTGGTGGTGGTTGACCCGCTAGTAAATGTAATTCCGCGTTCATCAATATAAATTTCTCATTTCTCGTTCATAATTTCGATAATCTATATCAATTTAAACAATTGAAATGTAATTCCGCGCATTAACACTCAAAAAAACTAGAGTTCaccaataaaaattaaaaaaaacagaCTTCAACAAACACAAATCATTGCCTTTTTTAGATTTTTTAATAAGTAATTCTATAAAGTACTTAGCCATGTTGATAATTGTTTGGtcatttaaaataataaaatattataaaCAAACACATAGTGTTAAGAAGTGACACAATGTTTATTGACACATGATCTAGCcgtctctgctagggtttctcggtGCAAGTTCGCATCGATAAAATTTCCAAAACTTCGCTAAGTAGGGTTTCAGGACAACCACCGGTACATGGTAGCTAGTTCTTTTTTAGtctgtttctttgtttctgggtcTTTTTTACCCCttacttaccaaaaaaaaaaaagagctaatATGAGCAAAAGTTCTCCGTGATTGAGCTCAAAGGACTAGACCAATTGATGTGGAATTGGCAAGATTTTTAGTACTTTTGcggcgattttttttttttgaattgttcCCCACAATGTCTTAACCACCAGCGCATGCCCTCACTTAGTCACCATAGTACTTAACTCAATTCAGTACTATGAGCAGTAAtgattaacttttttttttttttggtaaaacgGATAATTCCATTAAAAGAGGGCAATGCCCAGAGGCCCAACAGAGGCAAAATACAACCAGAAAATAAAGTTTTACCCACCTCTACCTAGATACATACAATATCAGGTACTAGAGTGATAAAACAGAACCATACTATAACAAAAACCAGAGAGCTAAGCAGTCCCCATAGGAGGACATGGTAGTCCATCAGTCTTCAGAACTCCGAGAAGAGATAGTGGTGGCACATTTGCCCATCTTTGAAGACCCACCATCTCCTTGGCAAGCGCAGCTGCAGAATGAGCAGCTGAATTCACTTCACGAGGGATCCATTCCCAGTAGATTTCATTGAAGGGAAGACTCCTCCTTCGAATTTCTTCAATCAAAGGGTAAGTCATCCAATCTCTGCTCAAATTATAAGACTTGATGTCAGTaatgtgagcccccgaaaattttgtttaatttttagaatgtaatttttcgccaataagattgttgcaaggtgatttaagtgaagaaatcgattttggaaattgttttggtgtcgagaccacctattgggctgacaatttaagtttgggtcaatgttctttcatttgggcctaaGACGAAGTGAAGAATTGATCTAGGAAATTTCCGacgaaaaatgaataaaagaaaagttacgagctctgtagacccccgtactttttcttgttattttaaggggctgtgaccagttacccatttttagcccaaaaaatgcccacttactccaccaagagttttttaaccccatttacccaatcttacatctattgacattttagcccctgttaattaaattaaaactcatccatctcttatcagtctctctctccttcccaaactctctctctctccccccgatctccacctccactctctctctctctctctctctctctctctctctctctctctcctccccatgatctccacctccggtctgtctctctctctctgatcgccgcgccggagatgcagtccaaatctgaacacgacgatgaagctccagtcggcgatccaacgttctcgtcgccgttcgattgatcggcgatccagccactccaacgtcctcgtcgcagttcatcggcaatgtgtctactgcccctaacgctgcccctaaaccctaaacttaacacgaagacattatttgggggcagtaatgtgtctactgccccccactaaaccattattactgccccccactaaaccattaaaacttgccccagttttgtgaagggttctgacttcgtatgaagacattatttgggggcagtaatgtgtctactgccccccactaaaccattaaaacttgcaccagttaagtgaagggttctgacttcgtatgaagacattatttgggggtagtaatgtgtctactgccccccactaaaccattaaaacttgcaccagtttcaaggattcacagtgtattgcactttatcacaaacaaatcaacaagagatgattactgtctcctaagaaagacattattgggtggcactaatgtgtctactgccccccaatagaccatcaaacattacaccgcttcctatgtttcgcagattatacaagttattcacactcaaaacaacagataatgtctaaaaacccacattatgagggtcaatattctgtctactgccccccactagactgacacaaacaacacaatttttttcatttatcaactactacaatttaacactacatttactttggaatagcagttttcagtccgtcaataaataaagcagtcatcattggcccccaatacaaagtctactggggggcactaatgttacaacttttatggttatgactgcacaatagcagatagccattttcagtccgtcgtcgattccttcagaaggtcaaccccggcctcgccgagcttctcagcgacgaggaccgtcggcttggcgtcgagcctggcagcggagagcacgacgacgagtttcggcgcggcgatggctagagcaggcgtcgtgggcgacctgccggagggatggagggagggagagagagatccgacgtcttctggagagagagagagagagagagagagagagagagagagagagagagagagagagagagagagagagagagatagagaaatcggtgaggggggaggagagagaaatcggtgagggggagagagagagagagagagaaactgagagtagagagattgaaggagagggcaaaaaagtcccaaaaattaattgggtaaaggggaaataatcccttagagtgttttgggtaaatggggtttaaaaactcttagtcgggcaagtgggcacattttaagctaaaattgggtaaatgagcattttcccttattttaatttgtcgcaTAACGTATGAAATTACGTATTCGTAAGGTACGAATGTATTCGAGATTAGATTAAGATTTTGAGGCCATTAAAAGGATTaagaaattagagaaaatccaatttgggtctaggAAACTATTTTTAAAGTATCGAGGCTTAGGACAAGCCCGGAAAATTTTCCTGAATGGATTCGGTGAAGTgtcggagaaataaggatgtttgaaGATGTATTTTCGGATTGGGCTTAaggaaaattaagagaaaaataaaattgagcagcccaagcccatttgGCCCAAAAGGAGGGCAACTTAgacttttcacaattaaaaTTGGGGAGAAGTATTTAAGGAACCATTCTCCAAATCCTAGCCTCAACCCTCTCATTTTTCacttcagctctctctctctacccgagAGCTTCTCTGTCTTCATCCTCACCGGAAATCGCCGCCGTCACCGGAATCCCAATCCccaccaaaatttccagattttcttctcttcatcccctctttccatttctccaaccaaaatcatgaaatttaACCATTTAATCCTCCAAAAACCTTAGAACCCGAAGCTAAATTGGggctttttgtgatttcttctttccaagttCAAATCAAGGTATTATCCATCCTAATCTAGCCTCCGATCTATACATCTTTCTTATCAAATCTGAGTTTTTGATCTtgatttgtaattttgtttgcATGAACCCAATTTCCCCTAAACCAAGAGGCTAGGCTAtgggtttggcaaggatttgtggtaaggatctacccatgcaaccttgtttcgCAATTTTTGGTGGTGATATTGATGTTGGACGAATTTGTAGCTGAAGAAGGCCATGGAGGAGGCTTAGGCCgtgagttttgaagaagaaagggtaagaaatgggttttggacaaaccctagaatttttggaatttatttggttgattttaatttcgGTTGAATTATTTGGTTGGTGGAAAATTGTGAAAAATAGAGATTTGGAGATGGTTTAATTAGTAGGACTTTATTAGCCTAATTTTCAAAGTGTTGGAATTTTGGTGTTGAAGATTtagtgattgttgttgtgttattttctccaaaagaaaaagaaaaggaagaagaaaagaagtggctttatttttgaaagaaaatgaagaaaagagtaaaagttggattaaatgagttttaccttggtaaagtggtaaaaagtgaagaaggtgaaagtaaaggtaaattcggtaaaaaggaggtaaagggtaaaagtgaaagtgtggaggtgaaaatcacagtaaaagtgaaaaggtgaaaaaggaaaagtaaaTGGGTAAATGTAAgagtaaaactttatttataattatttacttatttatttttgataaataagaaataatggtaaataagggaatacttggtcaaaagtcagaagtcaaagtcaaaggtcaaaagtcaactctGAGAGTTGACTAAggttgaccgacctcgtaaaacGTGAGGATCGACTAGACTTTAGTCGCTCGGAATGGCGATAGTTTAGCGGAGCGATAAGgacgtttttcctttttaagaaagaagttagtttcccaaattggtaaaggttaaaagaagtaattaatggcctcattgaaataaaaaggaatacttagagttgatcatgatgtttacctggataattacttacaaactaagtaatggtttaggaaacacgatcgttaaggaagcttaagcggaaagcaCCAGAGTGTGGAATACGCCGACATATctaggtagggtgagctgtcccttccttgttagcggcttttcagtatatgtggactgctatactaagatagtatgttgcctgtaagaacgtttttggttgttcattagtcgatgcctcgtgatacatgtgtttttagaactgataattgctaattgcgaaaaccgaggctagacttgcatgttgagatactgtacccttgtatgtttgtacttgtgacctgaaagtgaatgggacctagacgcgttgattcctagggatcccacggtgtcgataaccgtgaacctccggatggggctgtgctcctatgctTGTCGAGGAAAGATAAgtatagacagtgaaccagtcataggagactcagagccaggaaatggacactttcgctacttgtagtcatacggactacagagtagttggctggttctcgaattcaggacgaactaggtcggtcaccgatttgatTTATATtggccggcaggtaagtatctcggagctccaagtgtgtgaagcatactgcatatgttttatgaaagaaaacaaatgtttgtggttgccacttttcttaaagcatttttcgataaacgtgcacaatattatgtagtaaatattttcaagtatattatttttcaaacctagcatggttgggtcggcccctattgggcatgcgaggacgaaagctcacccctactatagtgtgcaggtttcgagcatgtggtcgggaagcgtacaggggaggcacatggcccggcttggcgcatttctctttagttttatcaaaatgaaggttttggtcccttatcggattttgaagtaacttagttatttattttcttactaatttatttgtttatttgttttctattcTCTCATTTACAAAATTTcgagagacccgtaaccctggggcgcgtctctcatacttgtttttacttcgtgatttgttattttccaaattgggctcctattgtaagcccaaatcttTTAGCTCACTTTAAATTCTGCTTgcgaaaatatgttgttcggttgctagaatgttttgtgacttttgtccaagaaagtgttttgtaaaccaacaacctaaactcaaaaggccttgcggtttcgggttgatgagctatcgagatgccattcgtgacatgtcgattcctcactggctcggagtcgcggcgctgtgggacccccctttCGGGTCACCACAAGTAATGACCTGTTGAGCATCCGATTCTACCATCACCCTTGATAATTTGAGATCCAATGCATGTAGCATTAATCCCGTCCAAGATGGCAAATGCTTCAGCCACTGCTGCCGACCTACAAATGCCCGATCTAGCAGAGCCACCAATGACATTACCCAGATTGTCACGTATCATGACTCCATAGCCACTTGTAGAAGACGGATCAGACCATGAGGCATCGCAATTTATTTTTGCAAACCCAGGAGGAGGAGGGATCCATTTGGTAGATGGCATGGACAACGGAGTTATAGCAGGTGGAATCGGCCTATTTACCTGCCAGAATTCATTAGCTTGATTGATCCCACTGGAGATGATGGCTTGGGGGCAGAGCGGTTTCCTCTGATATATGTACTCACACCTTGCAACCCATAT
Protein-coding regions in this window:
- the LOC133715281 gene encoding protein transport protein SEC23 C, translated to MSEFVDLESQDGVRMPWNVIPGTKQESTNSVVPVSAVYTPIKPFPNMPVLPYSPLRCRVCRSVLNPFSTVDYAAKIWICPFCFNRNHFPPHYASISDENLPAELFPQYTTIEYDSSLEKPSTPPVFIFVVDTCMIEEELSFLKSALSQALGLLPDHSLVGLITFGSFVHVHELGFSTIPKTYVFKGSKEVSKDQLLEQMSFFLKKPKPATGVIAGPRDGLSSESIARFLLPASECEFALNSVLEELQRDPWQVPADQRATRCTSTALNVAASLLGACVPGSGARIMAFMGGPSTEGQGAIVSKSLSEPIRSHKDLDKDSALYFHKAVKFYEGLSKQLVHQGHVLDLFACALDQVGIAELKIAVERTGGLVVLAESFGHSVFKDSLIRVFQSGDHELGLSSNGIFEINCSKDVKVQGIIGPCASLEKKGPLVSDTVVGQGSTSAWKMCGLDKATSLCLIFEIVKKEIPDATVQPTSNQFYFQFLTYYQHNSGQMRLRVTTLSRRWIAGTGSIQDLIAGFDQEAAAVVMARLVSFKMETEAEFDPIRWLDKSLIHMCSRFGDYQKDSPSSFSLSPRFSIFPQFMFHLRRSQFVQVFNNSPDETAYFRMILNRENVTNSVVMIQPSLISYSFHSGPEPALLDVAAIAADRILLLDAYFTVVIFHGSTIAQWRKAGYQDLPEHQAFAQLLQAPRDDSDTIIKERFPVPRLVVCDQHGSQARFLLAKLNPSATYNNEGPLPGGDVIFTDDVSFEVFLDHLQRLAVQ